The Polaribacter sp. HaHaR_3_91 genomic sequence TAGAATTACTACTGCATTATTATTGGCTGCCGGAACCGGAAGTCGTCTTTTTCCAATCACAAAAGATGCTCCTAAATGCTTAACTTTAGTCAGTGAAAAATCTATGTTAGAGCGTCTTGTAACCAATTTAAAAGACCAAGGTTTTACGCGTCTTGTTATTGTAACTGGTTATAAACAAGAATGTATTGTAGATTTTTTAGGCAACCAAACAGACGGCTTAAGTATCGAGTATGTACACAGTCCGTTATACAAAACCACCAACAATATTTACTCACTTTGGATGGCAAGAAATAGTATAAAAGAACCTTTTGTACTTATAGAAAGCGACTTGGTTTTAGACACCTCTTTACTAAGCAATATGGTGTATCCAGATAAAATGGCAGTGGCAAAAATGCAACCTTGGCTCAACGGAACTACTGTAACTATTAACGCTCAAAATAAAGTGATGCAGTTTCAACCAGGTACCACAGAACCGTATACCGAAACGCGCTATAAAACCGTAAATATTTATAGTTTCTCTTTAGAATCTTGGCAAGAAGTTTCCAAAAAACTGAATCAATATATTGAAGCCGGAAACGTAAACGCCTATTACGAAACCGTTTTTACAACCTTAGTAGCCGAAAAAACAATAGCATTCGATGCTGTTTCTTTCGATGAAAAACCTTGGTACGAAGTAGATACTATTTTAGATTTAGCCGAAGCAGAAAAATTATTTCCAGTAGCTACTGAAGAAGAAGTTACCTATGCTCTTTATTAATTTTTATTAGAAGCTATTTCCTGCTTTTCACTGTATCTTTTTTCTTTCATTTCTTGCGAATGCAAAAATGAAAGAAAAAAGGATGCCGTTTCAATCAGGGCTATACTTGTTTGATTTAATTAGCAACAGGTTATCATTAATAAAGTTAAACTTTATTCTAATATTCAATCTTAGTTCTAACTTCTGCCAACTCTAAAATTTAGTTGAATTTATCTACTCTAATTTTTAACTTTTTTCTCTTAAAAACTTTCGTTTTCTCTCCCAATCCCCACTTTTAAGACAAGAATCAACCTGTTCATTTATGTAGCTTTTTATGGGAATCAATTTTATACCTAAATCAGATTTTTTTACTATCTCTAATAAATTTCTCCATTCTACTGCTTGTATATCTCCAATAATAGCATCTCCAGAATATATTCCTCCACTTCCATTCCACATAAGTCTTCCAAAAATCTCTTTATCTTGATTTACAGAAACAAATAATAAGAATATTTCCTCAAAAAGTTCTTTTCTTGAATGTCTTATGAGGTCAACAATGACTCTCATCTTTTGATAGTTTGTATTATTGTCAATTACATATTGCCTAATAAAATTATCAGCTCTTTTAATCTGTTTTTCTTGTCTAAGGTTTTTAAAGAAAACATTGCAATAATCTTCTAAAAAACCAATATATAAGTCTTTTTCAATAATTAAATCAAATACCTGGATTAGCCTTTCTTCAATATCATTTATATTCCATATGTAACTCATATCACTATGGTCGCCACCAAGACTATGTTTGTCCGTTGCAGAGTATAAGCTTTCAACAAATTCGATTAAGAAATTTTTATCAATTTTTAATATTTCTAAAACACCTTTTCCTTGATAATCAAAATGATTTTGAATCAGGTTTTGTTGTATATATGCCTTTTTTATTAACTCAATGTCGTTACCTAGATATTTAAAATGTTTACTAAAAAAATCCATGCAAACCTGTAATCGTGTATTCTCTTTTTCGTTTTTTTCGGTAATAATTTTTATAATTATTTGAAATAAGTTTGGTTCTACTGAAAGAAAACGTTCTATCCTATTAAAATAAATAGTGTTAGAACTATTCATTTTTTTTATTGTATTAATTAGAGATATAGAATATTCTTTGCTTATCAATGAATCGTCTATATAATCGTAAAATAATAATTCCCAAAGTTCTTTTGCGTGAAACTCTTTTGATTGAATAATTTCCCAAATTCGATTTGCTAAAATCTCAGTTTTTAATTGATTTCTAAAAACAGTTCTCGGTATATAATTAATTTCATTTCCATCTTCAATAACTATGTTCAGTAAATTAAGTCCATTATCAAAATTTCTTGAGCAATTTTCATCGATAATATAATCAAGAGAGTTATTATAATTGTAATTATTCTTTGCTAAATTTCTTAATAGTAAAAAAGTGTTGAAAAACTGATTTATTTCATTAATATCCGTTAGTATAAATGAACTTCTTATTTCTGCTTCTTTTAATCTGTCATACTCTTGAAAATCATCGAATTCGTACATCTCCTTATCTCTAAACCTATCCCAATCTATTTTAAGAAACGTAAAGTAGATATCGTTAACAAATCTATTCGTCAAATTCGTGAATTCTTCTAAATCAAAGTCGTGTCGTTTAAACCATCTTATTTGACTTTGTACATATTTACAATGTTCAAAGCTTTCAACCTTTAAGTGTTTATCAATAATGTTTAAAATAAATGGAAGGTCGAATTCCATTATTTCTTTATTGACATCTGGATAAACTACTGAATAACTGCAAAGTAGTTTAAAAGACATTTCGGAACGAGAGACAAAATTAGAATCCAAAACATCCCATATTTTCATTCTAAACTCTTGGATATTTTTATTATTCGGAATTGGGTATTGATAATGAATAAAACTGTTATTTCTTCCTCCTTTGAATTGCTGGAATGAATGTGAAAGAAAAGTTTTAGCAAGTTCAAAAAATGATGTTAAAAGTAATTCATTCCCATTATTTACACCATTTATTAAAATATCGAAAAGGGTATTTTGTCTATAAAAATTATATCGTTCATCATCTCTATCAAAAATTAATAATTCCCTTATTTTATGAATAAGTTCAGGTAGTTTTTCGGGTTGTCGAGATACATATTCAAATAATAATTCAATTGAATCTTTAAGGTAATTACTATTAAGACGAAAGAAATTGCTGACTAGTTCTATAATATTATCCTTGTCAAAAGTAAATTGATTGTTTTCATAAGAAGTATCATATTTATTTTCTTCAATCTTTGGTAAAGTTTCTATATACTCATATATAAATTCTAAAGTTTGGTCTTGAAGGTAAAACCAAAACGATTTTAGAAAATCTAAAGCTTTTATGTCATCATTTTTAATTAGATTCCAATAATTAACTAATTCTGGTTTTATCTTGTCCATTACGTTTTGTGGACCAAACGTGTTATTAGCTGGGATTATACTATCTGTAAATCTATTTTGATAGTTTTCAAAATAGTTGTTTAAAAGGATTTGAAACGAGAGTAAATTATCTTTTATAAATGCTTTGTAAAAGAAAAATATGGCAAGGTTTTGTTCTGGAACTTTTACGTGTTCAAATTGGATTTCTGCTAATTCTAACTTGTCAAGCTTAACAATTGTATCTATAAAATCATTGTATGATATTTCAAATTTATCGAGAATTGATTCGGTTACTTCTTTATTCTTATATGGAATAGTATAAAAGAATGAAATAATTCCAAGACATTTAATGTTTAAAGAATTTTCAAACTCTCCATTATCTTTGATGAATGTTGAAAAATACTTCTCAAATAAATCGGAAACATCATTTAAAGCATCCAGATTATTAACTTCTTTAGCATATAAAGAAATCATAATTGCTAACCTTGGATTACCTTCAGAAATTCTTACTATTTTATCATAATAATTTGAATTTAAAATTTCAAATGGCTCAGATTTTATTATATCAATAATTTGCTCATCTTTAAGCTTTTGCAAATCCACTCTTTGGGTTGAAAATTCTTGACATTTACTCCCAATTTCTTGAAATGCATAATCTCTTACAGTAATTATTATTTTAAGTTTACCTTTTCTATTAGCTTTAAAAAAGCCTATTATTTGTTCAAATGCATCAATTCTATTAGCGTCATCAACAAAAAGTAAATAGTCTTTGTCTACGTCAAAATATTGATACAAGTCCGCAAGCAAAGTATAGCTCTTATATGAAACGCAATATGCTTGGTACGATTCATTTTTTGTTAAATAATTATTGATAGTTTCAATTGCTAACTTTGTTTTTCCAACTCCAGGAGCTCCTGTAAGGATTATAAAATCTTCATTATCTATGGCATTACTTAATTTTTCTAATTCCAACTCCCTATGTAAGAATATATTATTCAATGGAGTAGCAATCCCTTTTGAAGCTCTATCATACTCTTTAATAAAATTTTCAATTGAAACAATTTGACCTGTATCTAAAGGTAATTCTAAATATATGTGAGCTAAATCTCTATGATGCAAGTGGATTTCCAATGCTAATTCTTGTAACATTAAATAGCGTATTCTAATGTCAGTTTTAAAACTCTTAGCTAGAGTATTTAATTCTGTGATTTTTTCTTGATCAATATTCCAATTAATGCAAAGAACTATTTCCTCAATTTTCTCAATTGGTATTTTTGTTTTAACTGGGTCAAAACAAGCTTTTATATCATTTGCCAACTTATTTTTTGTGCTTGTATCTGTTGTTATTTCAGAATATAAGAAGTTACCGTTTGACAATTGAAAAAATGTATCAGGAGTTCCTTTTGTTGTCTTTTGTTTTCCTATTTGACTTCCTGTTCGAGATATAGCAGAATAATTTTTATGTCTAATCGTTAAATAACTATCACAAAGTTCTTGGAAGACAGTTCCATTTATAACTTTAAGTTGGTTCTCTATTGTTTGAAGTCTACTCATATTATTCAATTTCTTCGAGCATTGAAAAAACAGCTCTTTTTGGTTTTTAATGTTGGATGATATGTAGAAAAACATCAAATATAATATTTGGTATGCTTACCTATTCAATATAAATCACAAGCGTTATCAACAATACAACCTACATCAACAGTTAGCTAAGTTAGTTTTTTAACCATAAAAAATCAATTATTAAATAACTGTTTATCAACATTTAAATAACACTTTTTTTAGGTAAATATATCGTTTTACAAAAACAACAACCCCGCAAAAAAACCTCCAATTTAACTGCAACTATTACAGAAATTGGAGGTTTTTATATCGTTTTTACGAAGAAGTCTTTTTATCTTCCTTTATTTTTTTTCTGTTTTTTTATAAATCCATTCCGCTATAAAACAAAAACCTATAATTGAAATAGAAATGAGTACTCCCAATAGGTTTGTTTCGTACTGTTGGTTTATTAAAATAACGGTGGCAACCATACATAAAACAAAACCAACTAACGGAATTACTTTATTGCTCCCCGTGTTTTTAGACAATCTAAAACCAACAAAATTTACAATACCGAAAATAAGTAAAAACCCAACACTACCTGCTGTAGAGATACTTTCTAAATCTAGAATATTTACAAGAATTAAAGTAGCAATGGCGGTCACCATTAATCCTATAGGTTGGTTCCATAATTTTGCTAAAAAATGATGATCGAGCTCGTCATCTTCTGCAATTTCATAATTTACACGACCAGCACCTAATAACGAAGCATTGATTGCCGAAAAGGTAGAAATTAAAGCAGCCACTGTAATTATAGAAAAACCAATTTGTCCTAACATTGGTTTTGCGGCTTCTGCCAAAACATAATCTTCTGCCGTAGCAATTTTTGAAAAAGGAAGTGACCCCACCGTAACAATGGCAATAATAATGTACAAAATAATGACAAAAATAACGGAAATGTAATAAGCTCTAGAAATATTTTTTCCTGGATTGATGATATCTGGCGCTGCATTTGCAATTAACTCAAAACCTTCATAAGCCACAAAAATAACCATTCCCCCAGCAAATAATTTAATAGGAGCTTCCCAATTAGTCACTGCCAATTGCGTCAGTTCTGGATTCCCTATTAACCCGTAACCTCCTATAAAAATAAAGGCAATTAAAATGATCAGTTTAATAACAACAGCATAAGCTTCTATTTTACCAACCACAGCAACACTATAATAATTTATTACAGTTGCCAAAAGAATGATACCACTGGCATAAATATGAAAATCTATGGTTTTATGATGCGTAATTTCTAATAAATTAGGCGCATAAGAACCAAACGCAGAAGCATAAAGAGAAAGCATTATAATATAACTTACCCATAAAAGATTACTAATTGCACCACTAAACACCGTTTTACCAAACCCTTGGTTGATAAACTTTACCGTTCCTCCCCTATTTGGGTACGCTATTGAAAGTTTTACGTAACTGTAAGAGGTTATTAAAGCCAAAATTCCTGCCAATAAAAAAGCAATAGGTGTTCCGCCTTTTGCAAGTGATACCGCAAGACCAAGAACTGCAAAAATTCCACCACCTACCATTCCGCCTACTCCAATTGATATTGCTTCTTTTAATCCTATTTTTTTGTTCATTTATGGTGATTTAAAGTATAAAGGTAAATTTTATTAAAGGATTCTGTCTTAAGAATTCGCTATAAAAAATAAAAGGTTCAAAACAACGTAATTGTGTTTTGAGCATTTATGCTTCTTTGTATTATAAAAAGAACTTACTTGTTCTTCTTTTTAATTTATTA encodes the following:
- a CDS encoding sugar phosphate nucleotidyltransferase, encoding MTITSEKHTHNNRITTALLLAAGTGSRLFPITKDAPKCLTLVSEKSMLERLVTNLKDQGFTRLVIVTGYKQECIVDFLGNQTDGLSIEYVHSPLYKTTNNIYSLWMARNSIKEPFVLIESDLVLDTSLLSNMVYPDKMAVAKMQPWLNGTTVTINAQNKVMQFQPGTTEPYTETRYKTVNIYSFSLESWQEVSKKLNQYIEAGNVNAYYETVFTTLVAEKTIAFDAVSFDEKPWYEVDTILDLAEAEKLFPVATEEEVTYALY
- a CDS encoding ATP-binding protein; this translates as MSRLQTIENQLKVINGTVFQELCDSYLTIRHKNYSAISRTGSQIGKQKTTKGTPDTFFQLSNGNFLYSEITTDTSTKNKLANDIKACFDPVKTKIPIEKIEEIVLCINWNIDQEKITELNTLAKSFKTDIRIRYLMLQELALEIHLHHRDLAHIYLELPLDTGQIVSIENFIKEYDRASKGIATPLNNIFLHRELELEKLSNAIDNEDFIILTGAPGVGKTKLAIETINNYLTKNESYQAYCVSYKSYTLLADLYQYFDVDKDYLLFVDDANRIDAFEQIIGFFKANRKGKLKIIITVRDYAFQEIGSKCQEFSTQRVDLQKLKDEQIIDIIKSEPFEILNSNYYDKIVRISEGNPRLAIMISLYAKEVNNLDALNDVSDLFEKYFSTFIKDNGEFENSLNIKCLGIISFFYTIPYKNKEVTESILDKFEISYNDFIDTIVKLDKLELAEIQFEHVKVPEQNLAIFFFYKAFIKDNLLSFQILLNNYFENYQNRFTDSIIPANNTFGPQNVMDKIKPELVNYWNLIKNDDIKALDFLKSFWFYLQDQTLEFIYEYIETLPKIEENKYDTSYENNQFTFDKDNIIELVSNFFRLNSNYLKDSIELLFEYVSRQPEKLPELIHKIRELLIFDRDDERYNFYRQNTLFDILINGVNNGNELLLTSFFELAKTFLSHSFQQFKGGRNNSFIHYQYPIPNNKNIQEFRMKIWDVLDSNFVSRSEMSFKLLCSYSVVYPDVNKEIMEFDLPFILNIIDKHLKVESFEHCKYVQSQIRWFKRHDFDLEEFTNLTNRFVNDIYFTFLKIDWDRFRDKEMYEFDDFQEYDRLKEAEIRSSFILTDINEINQFFNTFLLLRNLAKNNYNYNNSLDYIIDENCSRNFDNGLNLLNIVIEDGNEINYIPRTVFRNQLKTEILANRIWEIIQSKEFHAKELWELLFYDYIDDSLISKEYSISLINTIKKMNSSNTIYFNRIERFLSVEPNLFQIIIKIITEKNEKENTRLQVCMDFFSKHFKYLGNDIELIKKAYIQQNLIQNHFDYQGKGVLEILKIDKNFLIEFVESLYSATDKHSLGGDHSDMSYIWNINDIEERLIQVFDLIIEKDLYIGFLEDYCNVFFKNLRQEKQIKRADNFIRQYVIDNNTNYQKMRVIVDLIRHSRKELFEEIFLLFVSVNQDKEIFGRLMWNGSGGIYSGDAIIGDIQAVEWRNLLEIVKKSDLGIKLIPIKSYINEQVDSCLKSGDWERKRKFLREKS
- a CDS encoding APC family permease codes for the protein MNKKIGLKEAISIGVGGMVGGGIFAVLGLAVSLAKGGTPIAFLLAGILALITSYSYVKLSIAYPNRGGTVKFINQGFGKTVFSGAISNLLWVSYIIMLSLYASAFGSYAPNLLEITHHKTIDFHIYASGIILLATVINYYSVAVVGKIEAYAVVIKLIILIAFIFIGGYGLIGNPELTQLAVTNWEAPIKLFAGGMVIFVAYEGFELIANAAPDIINPGKNISRAYYISVIFVIILYIIIAIVTVGSLPFSKIATAEDYVLAEAAKPMLGQIGFSIITVAALISTFSAINASLLGAGRVNYEIAEDDELDHHFLAKLWNQPIGLMVTAIATLILVNILDLESISTAGSVGFLLIFGIVNFVGFRLSKNTGSNKVIPLVGFVLCMVATVILINQQYETNLLGVLISISIIGFCFIAEWIYKKTEKK